The Chlamydia poikilotherma DNA segment CACATCTAATGAGGAGGGGAAGAGTATAGATAAAACGGGTGCGGTATTCTTTTCTTTTGGAATGGGTAGACCTTGATCTCTAAGAGAACTTTTTATTTCCAGGTAGTTCTTTCTCCAAATGGCGTTTTGGAAATAGACAACCCTGAGACAGTAGGCAATAACCGCAGAGCCTATAACGATTGCGGAAACCCCTAGAGAAATACTTAAAGCTGAGGGGAGTCCTAAAGGAAGGATTAATACGCATACCCCAACAAGAAGTAGGATAATACCTAGAGCAAAAGCGCCGACAACAGCTAGAAAAGTCTGCCTTTCATTTTTAATGAAGTTTCGGTTATTGGCCAAAATAGAAATATTTCTTACTTGATTTTCTGAATTTTTAATTTGAATCTCATCGGGAATAGCCATAAAACTAACAAAAAAACTTTCTTAAAAGAAATATGCTACCATCTGATTATAAATCGTGCAAATCTAATTTTGTTTTAAAAACCCGAAGTTAGTTTGCATTATTATTACAATATAACGAAGCGTATATAATACTATTTTTTTGAAAAAATTGAGAAATGAGAGTGGCTCCACCTGCTTGTGGAGCGGGCTCTCAAATTTTGATTAATTAGAAGAAAAGCTACAAGACTGGTTCTTGTAATGAGATTGAATAATTTCTACAGCATCTTCTGATGAATCAACTAGGTATAAATTTTTTGGACATGTATGAGTATAGTGTAAATTTTTTATCCACTCTACTAATGGCCCCCAAAACTGTGTACCTACAAGGACAACTGGGTTTGGCACCTCTTGATATCTAAAGTTATCTAAAGCAAAGAAGACCTCATCTACCGTACCTAGCCCCCCAGGAAACACGATGCAACCTGAAGAATTGCCGATCATGCCTTGTAGACGGTGGGAAATATGGGAAACCTGACAATAATTTCCTTGAGGTATATGATCATTCAAATCCTCACCTTTTAAGATGAATCCTAAAGATGTTCCTCCAGCCTGTGCAGCTCCAGAGTTAGCCGCTTCCATAATTCCAGGACCGGATCCTGTAACTACGGAATAACCGTTCTTAGCTAACAAATCCCCTGTATTTTGAGCCTTTTTATAATTTTCATGGTTAGTATAACATCCTCCTGCCACAACTACCCAAGGACCATGATCTTGATGGAATTGAGTTGAACAAACGATCTGTTCACAATCATGAATAGGCTTAGCTTCCCAATCCTGAGAAGATGCTACTGATGCGGGGATACACATCAATAGTGCAAAATAAATAAAGCGCGTTTTACAAGAAATTGATTTCATAAACAAACTTAAACTTAATATACAAAGCTAACTATTTTAGTGATTTAAGCATATAAAAGTCTATGTGCAAGACAGTATTTTATAAAGTTTACACAATTTTAATTATAAGATAGCGTGTATGTCACATTCCTATTTCAGGTGTATAGTGAATCGTGAATCAGAGATATTTTTAGAGAATTTATTAACTAAATAATTTAAGAATTAAAAAGTTTTTATTATGCAAATGAAATATTTTAACCAGTTATTAA contains these protein-coding regions:
- a CDS encoding LOG family protein; its protein translation is MCIPASVASSQDWEAKPIHDCEQIVCSTQFHQDHGPWVVVAGGCYTNHENYKKAQNTGDLLAKNGYSVVTGSGPGIMEAANSGAAQAGGTSLGFILKGEDLNDHIPQGNYCQVSHISHRLQGMIGNSSGCIVFPGGLGTVDEVFFALDNFRYQEVPNPVVLVGTQFWGPLVEWIKNLHYTHTCPKNLYLVDSSEDAVEIIQSHYKNQSCSFSSN